The proteins below are encoded in one region of Gaiella occulta:
- the argH gene encoding argininosuccinate lyase: MTLWGGRVEGSLDPAVWEFLRADDAELLPYDCEATCVHARRLLDAGILTAAEFEEVETALASLAQDRGAILRSDEDVHSAIERRLGEVGRKIHAGRSRNDQVAAAMRLYVLDACAEARQEIEALALVVLSFAEAEAETLMPGYTHLQRGQPVTLGHHLLAWVEMLDRDRTRFAVAGESAAASPLGAGALAGSTLGLPAPPGQMRNSIDAVADRDFALDYLYAVAVLYTHLSRIGEEIVLWSSGEFGFARLPESAATGSSMMPQKLNPDVAELARGKAGTAIGRLAGLLATVKGLPLAYDRDLQEDKAPVFAARRDVRLGLQALTALVAGLEVNRERMAAAASDPLVLATDAAEALVREGVAFREAHERVAGSVRAGSFSPAGTAAESVAARGAPGPGGVREALAEARARFGGSL, encoded by the coding sequence ATGACGCTCTGGGGCGGTCGCGTGGAGGGCTCGCTCGACCCGGCGGTGTGGGAGTTCCTGCGCGCCGACGACGCCGAGCTGCTCCCGTACGACTGCGAGGCGACGTGCGTGCACGCACGACGCCTGCTCGACGCGGGGATCCTCACGGCCGCCGAGTTCGAGGAGGTCGAGACTGCGCTCGCCTCCCTGGCGCAGGATCGCGGCGCGATCCTGCGCTCGGACGAGGACGTGCACAGCGCGATCGAGCGTCGGCTCGGGGAGGTCGGCCGCAAGATCCACGCCGGGCGCTCGCGCAACGACCAGGTCGCCGCCGCCATGCGGCTCTACGTGCTCGACGCGTGCGCCGAGGCGCGCCAGGAGATCGAGGCGCTCGCGCTCGTGGTGCTCTCGTTCGCCGAGGCGGAGGCCGAGACGCTGATGCCCGGCTACACGCACCTTCAGCGCGGCCAGCCCGTCACGCTCGGCCACCACCTGCTCGCGTGGGTGGAGATGCTCGACCGCGACCGCACGCGGTTCGCGGTCGCCGGGGAGTCCGCTGCGGCGAGCCCCCTCGGGGCCGGCGCGCTCGCCGGCTCGACGCTCGGGCTGCCGGCGCCGCCCGGCCAGATGCGCAACTCGATCGACGCCGTGGCCGACCGCGACTTCGCGCTCGACTACCTCTATGCGGTCGCCGTGCTGTATACGCACCTGTCGCGGATCGGCGAGGAGATCGTGCTCTGGTCGAGCGGCGAGTTCGGCTTCGCTCGACTGCCGGAGAGCGCCGCGACGGGGTCGTCGATGATGCCGCAGAAGCTCAACCCCGACGTGGCCGAGCTGGCGCGTGGCAAGGCGGGCACCGCGATCGGCAGGCTCGCCGGGCTGCTCGCCACCGTCAAGGGCCTGCCGCTCGCCTACGACCGCGACCTGCAGGAGGACAAGGCGCCGGTGTTCGCGGCGCGCCGTGACGTGCGGCTCGGGCTGCAGGCCCTGACCGCGCTCGTCGCCGGGCTGGAGGTGAACCGCGAGCGCATGGCCGCGGCGGCCTCCGACCCGCTCGTGCTCGCCACCGACGCGGCCGAAGCGCTCGTGCGCGAGGGCGTTGCGTTCCGGGAGGCGCACGAGCGGGTCGCGGGCAGCGTGCGCGCCGGCTCGTTCTCCCCGGCGGGCACCGCAGCCGAGAGCGTCGCCGCCCGCGGCGCGCCCGGGCCGGGCGGCGTCCGCGAGGCACTCGCCGAGGCGCGCGCGCGCTTCGGCGGCAGCCTCTAG
- a CDS encoding P-II family nitrogen regulator, whose product MMKVEAVVVRDRVETVMEAVEEHTGHVGVTVIEAVGHGREKGITHEYRGRVFESRFLPKAHMTFVVRDEIAEGVIHAIVDAARTGHENGDGICWSAPVYHVTHNRTGQKLEEVERV is encoded by the coding sequence ATGATGAAGGTGGAGGCGGTGGTCGTCCGTGACCGCGTCGAGACGGTGATGGAAGCCGTCGAGGAGCACACGGGGCACGTCGGCGTCACGGTGATCGAGGCCGTCGGGCACGGGCGCGAGAAGGGCATCACACACGAGTACCGCGGGCGCGTGTTCGAGTCGCGCTTCCTGCCGAAGGCCCACATGACCTTCGTGGTGCGCGACGAGATCGCCGAGGGCGTGATCCACGCCATCGTCGACGCGGCCCGCACCGGGCACGAGAACGGCGACGGCATCTGCTGGTCCGCGCCGGTCTACCACGTCACCCACAACCGCACGGGACAGAAGCTCGAGGAGGTGGAGCGGGTATGA
- a CDS encoding ammonium transporter, whose product MSGKELLYAASTIWVVVAAVLVIFMQAGFAFLEAGLTRMKNVGHIAAKNVLIFAIASLVYYMVGFGMAFGDGGNGIVGGSGFFPAVEDLLAIGKEPFSWFGQIPGAAAYLFEVGFAGVSLAIVWGAMAERTRLWVYFAFGVVFTLIYALVSHWIWSPDGWLFAKGMQDFAGSTVVHYQGALAGLAGAILLGPRIGKRGADGKSNAIPGHNMAFTTLGVLILWFGWFGFNPGSTLGVDFGGVGFFAYVALNTNLAAAAGVLGAVATSWLVIKKPDLSMMLNGAIGALVAITAACAFVAPWAAILIGFVAGVIVVLGVLLVDRAGIDDPIGAIAAHGMAGVWGTLSLGFLTVPSLAEKLATGRGGLFYGGGFGQLGTQALGLAAVGAFTFTASFLVLLLFKVTVGIRAEPEVEEAGLDVSEHGMWGYPEFYIPVPGGYGTERHGHMVAAAPAAPAAVSAAPVAG is encoded by the coding sequence ATGAGCGGCAAGGAGCTCTTGTATGCGGCGAGCACGATCTGGGTCGTCGTCGCGGCCGTGCTCGTGATCTTCATGCAGGCCGGCTTCGCCTTCCTCGAGGCAGGCCTGACGCGCATGAAGAACGTCGGCCACATCGCCGCGAAGAACGTGCTCATCTTCGCGATCGCGTCGCTCGTCTACTACATGGTCGGCTTCGGGATGGCCTTCGGCGACGGCGGCAACGGCATCGTCGGCGGCTCGGGGTTCTTCCCCGCCGTCGAGGATCTCCTCGCCATCGGCAAGGAGCCGTTCTCGTGGTTCGGGCAGATCCCCGGCGCCGCGGCGTACCTGTTCGAGGTGGGGTTCGCCGGTGTCTCCCTCGCGATCGTCTGGGGCGCGATGGCCGAGCGCACGCGCCTGTGGGTGTACTTCGCCTTCGGCGTCGTCTTCACGCTCATCTACGCGCTCGTCTCGCACTGGATCTGGAGCCCCGACGGCTGGCTGTTCGCGAAGGGGATGCAGGACTTCGCGGGCTCGACCGTCGTGCACTACCAGGGTGCGCTCGCCGGGCTCGCCGGCGCGATCCTGCTCGGGCCGCGCATCGGCAAGCGCGGCGCGGACGGCAAGTCGAACGCGATCCCGGGCCACAACATGGCGTTCACGACGCTCGGCGTGCTGATCCTCTGGTTCGGCTGGTTCGGCTTCAACCCGGGCTCGACGCTCGGCGTCGACTTCGGCGGCGTGGGCTTCTTCGCCTACGTCGCGCTCAACACGAACCTCGCGGCCGCGGCGGGCGTGCTCGGAGCGGTCGCGACGTCGTGGCTCGTGATCAAGAAGCCCGATCTCTCGATGATGCTGAACGGCGCCATCGGGGCGCTCGTGGCGATCACCGCCGCCTGCGCGTTCGTGGCCCCGTGGGCTGCGATCCTGATCGGCTTCGTGGCGGGCGTGATCGTCGTGCTCGGCGTTCTGCTCGTCGACAGGGCCGGCATCGACGACCCGATCGGAGCGATCGCCGCGCACGGCATGGCGGGCGTGTGGGGCACCCTGTCGCTCGGGTTCCTGACCGTGCCGAGCCTCGCGGAGAAGCTCGCAACCGGCAGAGGCGGGCTCTTCTACGGCGGCGGCTTCGGCCAGCTCGGCACCCAGGCGCTGGGCCTCGCCGCCGTGGGCGCGTTCACGTTCACGGCCTCGTTCCTCGTCCTCCTGCTCTTCAAGGTGACCGTCGGCATCCGCGCCGAGCCCGAGGTCGAGGAGGCCGGCCTGGACGTGTCCGAGCACGGCATGTGGGGGTACCCCGAGTTCTACATCCCGGTTCCCGGGGGCTACGGCACCGAGCGCCACGGCCACATGGTCGCGGCGGCGCCCGCCGCGCCCGCCGCCGTGTCGGCGGCGCCCGTGGCCGGCTGA
- a CDS encoding aspartate aminotransferase family protein: MIAAGARDAVLPTYARADLTVVRGEGCRVWDDAGRSYLDFVAGIAVVGLGHCAPGPAEAARAQLDRLWHASNLYWTEPMLRLAGLLSERCGGARAFFCNSGAEANEAALKIARKATGRTRIVALAGGFHGRTLGALSATGQPAKWEGFGPLVPGVAFAKPNDVESLEAALAPAADTALVLLEPVLGEGGVIPLERAFARAAAELAREIGALLCVDEVQTGMGRSGTFFAHEQLGVEPDLVTLAKGLGNGLPIGALLAGERAAPGFVPGDHGSTFGGNPVASAAACAVVEAIDETLLGHVRARGTQLAAGLEALPGVLEVRGRGLLLGARLDRPVGPVVDACRDAGLLVLSAGPDVLRLTPPLVVSEDQVVEALATIGSVLAA; this comes from the coding sequence GTGATCGCGGCCGGCGCGCGCGACGCGGTGCTGCCCACCTACGCCCGGGCCGACCTGACCGTCGTGCGCGGGGAGGGATGTCGCGTGTGGGACGACGCCGGGCGCTCCTATCTCGACTTCGTCGCCGGCATCGCCGTCGTCGGCCTCGGCCACTGCGCGCCCGGGCCCGCCGAGGCCGCCCGCGCGCAGCTCGATCGCCTCTGGCACGCGTCCAACCTCTACTGGACGGAGCCGATGCTGCGGCTCGCGGGGCTCCTGTCCGAGCGATGCGGCGGGGCGCGCGCGTTCTTCTGCAACTCGGGCGCCGAGGCGAACGAGGCGGCGCTCAAGATCGCGCGCAAGGCGACGGGCCGCACGCGCATCGTCGCGCTCGCAGGCGGCTTCCACGGCCGCACGCTGGGCGCGCTCTCCGCCACCGGCCAGCCCGCGAAGTGGGAGGGCTTCGGCCCGCTCGTGCCCGGCGTCGCCTTCGCGAAGCCCAACGACGTGGAGTCGCTCGAGGCGGCGCTCGCGCCCGCCGCCGACACGGCGCTCGTGCTGCTCGAGCCGGTGCTCGGCGAGGGCGGCGTCATCCCGCTCGAGCGGGCGTTCGCGCGTGCCGCCGCCGAGCTCGCGCGAGAGATCGGGGCGCTCCTGTGCGTCGACGAGGTGCAGACAGGGATGGGCCGCAGCGGCACCTTCTTCGCGCACGAGCAGCTCGGCGTCGAGCCGGATCTCGTCACCCTCGCCAAGGGGCTCGGCAACGGGCTGCCGATCGGCGCGTTGCTTGCGGGCGAGCGCGCCGCGCCGGGATTCGTCCCCGGCGACCACGGCTCCACGTTCGGCGGCAACCCGGTCGCGTCCGCCGCCGCATGCGCGGTCGTGGAGGCGATCGACGAGACGCTGCTCGGCCACGTGCGCGCCCGCGGCACCCAGCTCGCAGCCGGGCTCGAGGCACTGCCCGGGGTGCTCGAGGTGCGCGGCCGCGGACTGCTCCTCGGCGCGCGGCTCGATCGGCCGGTGGGGCCCGTCGTCGACGCGTGCCGTGACGCCGGGCTGCTCGTGCTGTCGGCCGGACCGGACGTGCTGCGACTGACGCCGCCCCTCGTCGTCAGCGAAGACCAGGTCGTGGAGGCGCTCGCGACGATCGGGAGCGTGCTCGCCGCATGA
- a CDS encoding GAF domain-containing protein — MDDAARHLALLTKTTEVVNSSLDLQEVMEAIAHETAAALETDACFVYLYDERADELVLRATHGTRVEDATKAPRMRRGEGITGVAAAQGEPVMIPSKAHLDPRFKAFPNLREDDYESILAVPILARDKLEGALNVRTREPRMFSEAEIELVVAIASQVARTIEHAKLYAQAQRRVHELEALARISEAVSESLYLEESLEAIVKTTVESMQATGAAIVLEDGRVAWPEGRAGAHALRLPLRWRARTIGELVVDRDTPFSDDDRQLLEAIASQAAVALEHGRMALRGVLAQEIHHRVKNNLQTVASLLRLQARSEQVDARKALADSVNRILAIAAVHEVLTEHREDDVDLDELVDRLRAMLVQGLAVGKEVHAELEPVSLAGQRATALALVFTELFGNALEHGGGRISITLTERDGDVVLAIADDGDGMQLSADGTGLSIVRALVRDELAGELRLVDDPGLRAEVTFPASV, encoded by the coding sequence ATGGACGACGCAGCCCGCCACCTGGCGCTGCTCACGAAGACGACGGAGGTCGTGAACTCGTCGCTCGACCTGCAGGAGGTGATGGAGGCGATCGCGCACGAGACGGCGGCGGCGCTCGAGACGGACGCGTGCTTCGTCTACCTGTACGACGAGCGCGCCGACGAGCTCGTGCTCCGCGCGACGCACGGCACGCGTGTCGAGGATGCGACGAAGGCGCCGCGCATGCGCCGCGGCGAGGGCATCACGGGTGTCGCGGCCGCGCAGGGGGAGCCGGTGATGATCCCCTCGAAGGCTCATCTCGACCCGCGTTTCAAGGCGTTCCCGAACCTGCGCGAGGACGACTACGAGTCGATCCTGGCCGTTCCGATCCTCGCCCGCGACAAGCTCGAGGGTGCCCTCAACGTGCGCACGCGCGAGCCGCGGATGTTCAGCGAGGCGGAGATCGAGCTCGTCGTCGCGATCGCCTCCCAGGTCGCACGAACGATCGAGCACGCGAAGCTCTACGCGCAGGCGCAGCGCCGGGTCCACGAGCTCGAGGCGCTCGCGCGCATCTCCGAGGCCGTCTCCGAGTCGCTCTACCTGGAGGAGTCGCTCGAGGCGATCGTGAAGACGACCGTCGAGTCGATGCAGGCGACCGGCGCCGCGATCGTGCTCGAGGACGGTCGCGTCGCCTGGCCCGAGGGACGGGCCGGCGCGCACGCGCTGCGGCTGCCGCTGCGCTGGCGCGCGCGCACGATCGGCGAGCTCGTGGTCGACCGCGACACCCCGTTCAGCGACGACGACCGCCAGCTTCTGGAGGCGATCGCGAGCCAGGCCGCCGTCGCGCTCGAGCACGGCCGCATGGCGCTGCGAGGGGTGCTCGCCCAGGAGATCCACCACCGCGTCAAGAACAACCTGCAGACCGTCGCCTCGCTGCTGCGCCTGCAGGCGCGGTCGGAGCAGGTCGACGCGAGGAAGGCGCTCGCCGACTCGGTGAACCGGATCCTCGCGATCGCCGCCGTCCACGAGGTGCTGACCGAGCACCGCGAGGACGACGTCGACCTCGACGAGCTCGTCGACCGGCTGCGCGCGATGCTCGTGCAGGGCCTCGCAGTCGGCAAGGAGGTTCACGCCGAGCTCGAGCCGGTCTCCCTCGCCGGGCAGCGCGCCACGGCGCTCGCGCTCGTGTTCACCGAGCTGTTCGGCAACGCGCTCGAGCACGGCGGCGGCCGGATCTCGATTACTCTTACGGAACGCGACGGCGACGTCGTCCTCGCGATCGCCGACGACGGCGACGGCATGCAGCTGTCGGCCGACGGCACGGGTCTCTCGATCGTCCGTGCGCTCGTCCGCGACGAGCTTGCCGGCGAGCTCCGGCTCGTCGACGATCCCGGTCTGCGTGCCGAGGTCACGTTTCCGGCGAGCGTGTGA
- a CDS encoding DUF2269 family protein, with translation MSERWLLLLHLAGAFLFVGGSIAAAILRVAAMRRSRPSEIALLLRAVRPAVPLVAGGLVLGIGSGFWLAHRLSVDLASAWLSATFASLGWIAVVGALAGRQDRRTRELAERLAADADARSGELERRLRDPLNLALNASLLLAIAGIVVLMVWQPGA, from the coding sequence ATGAGCGAACGCTGGCTGCTGCTGCTCCACCTCGCGGGCGCGTTCCTCTTCGTCGGCGGATCGATCGCGGCCGCGATCCTCCGCGTGGCGGCGATGCGGCGCTCACGCCCGTCCGAGATCGCCCTGCTGCTGCGCGCCGTGCGGCCGGCGGTGCCCCTCGTCGCGGGCGGGCTCGTGCTCGGGATCGGCTCGGGCTTCTGGCTCGCGCACCGGCTCTCCGTCGACCTCGCCTCGGCATGGCTGTCGGCCACGTTCGCGAGCCTCGGGTGGATCGCGGTCGTCGGGGCGCTGGCGGGACGCCAGGACCGCCGCACGCGCGAGCTGGCCGAGCGCCTTGCCGCCGACGCCGACGCGCGCAGCGGCGAGCTCGAGCGGCGGCTGCGCGATCCGCTCAACCTGGCGCTGAACGCGTCGCTCCTGCTCGCGATCGCGGGGATCGTCGTGCTGATGGTCTGGCAGCCGGGCGCCTGA
- a CDS encoding ANTAR domain-containing response regulator, with translation MRILIAEDETIIRLDLRALLEQAGFEVCAEARDGEEAVALAASSEPDLALLDVKMPKLDGIDAARRILDERPIPIVMVTAYGEEELVSRAVEAGVFGYLVKPFRETDLLPAIATARARHEELAALREEVDTLAEALAARKAIERAKGLLMEREGLTEQEAFARLRKASQISGRPLKVVADALVATLTT, from the coding sequence ATGCGAATCCTCATCGCGGAAGACGAGACGATCATCCGGCTGGATCTCCGGGCGCTGCTCGAGCAGGCCGGCTTCGAGGTGTGCGCGGAGGCGCGCGACGGGGAGGAGGCGGTCGCGCTCGCGGCAAGCAGCGAGCCCGACCTCGCGTTGCTCGACGTGAAGATGCCGAAACTCGACGGGATCGACGCCGCGCGGCGGATCCTCGACGAGCGCCCGATCCCGATCGTGATGGTGACGGCGTACGGCGAGGAGGAGCTCGTCTCCCGGGCCGTCGAGGCCGGCGTCTTCGGCTACCTCGTGAAGCCGTTCCGGGAGACCGATCTGCTGCCCGCGATCGCCACCGCCCGCGCCCGCCACGAGGAGCTCGCGGCGCTGCGCGAGGAGGTGGACACGCTCGCCGAGGCGCTCGCCGCGCGCAAGGCGATCGAGCGGGCGAAGGGCCTGCTGATGGAGCGCGAGGGACTGACCGAGCAGGAGGCGTTCGCGCGCCTGCGCAAGGCGAGCCAGATCTCGGGGCGGCCGCTCAAGGTCGTCGCCGACGCGCTCGTGGCAACGCTCACGACGTGA
- a CDS encoding SIMPL domain-containing protein, producing the protein MRRIAIALALLLAAAVAAGVARPEGARAVDAGPTTDSVTVGGTGTVASVPVRARLSLGVDTRGDTARAALAANASAMRKVIEAVKAAGGREVGTQSVGLSQAFGQNGEITGYAASNVVTTTIGIDRAGAVIDAAVEAGANQVSGPSPSIADQAALYREALQAAVADARGRAQTLAAAAGRTLGKVTSMSEGSAPPPLPLFQKAAAADTPGTPIEVGVQETTASVTVTFALGA; encoded by the coding sequence ATGCGACGGATCGCCATCGCCCTTGCCCTGCTGCTCGCGGCTGCTGTCGCCGCGGGCGTCGCCCGGCCCGAGGGGGCGCGCGCCGTCGACGCCGGCCCCACGACCGACTCCGTCACCGTCGGCGGCACGGGCACCGTCGCCTCGGTGCCGGTGCGTGCCCGGCTGTCACTCGGCGTCGACACGCGCGGCGACACCGCAAGGGCGGCGCTCGCGGCGAACGCGAGCGCGATGCGGAAGGTGATCGAGGCCGTCAAGGCGGCAGGCGGCCGCGAGGTCGGCACGCAGTCCGTCGGGCTGTCGCAGGCGTTCGGCCAGAACGGGGAGATCACCGGCTATGCGGCCTCCAACGTCGTCACGACCACGATCGGCATCGATCGTGCGGGGGCGGTCATCGACGCCGCCGTCGAGGCCGGGGCGAACCAGGTCTCGGGCCCGTCGCCGTCGATCGCCGATCAGGCCGCCCTGTACCGCGAGGCGCTGCAGGCGGCCGTCGCCGACGCGCGCGGCCGTGCCCAGACGCTCGCCGCCGCGGCCGGCCGCACGCTCGGAAAGGTGACGTCGATGAGCGAAGGAAGCGCGCCACCGCCGCTGCCGCTGTTCCAGAAGGCGGCCGCGGCCGACACGCCGGGCACGCCGATCGAGGTGGGCGTGCAGGAGACGACGGCGAGCGTGACCGTGACGTTCGCGCTCGGCGCCTAG
- the glnA gene encoding type I glutamate--ammonia ligase yields the protein MARPRSSQAATPRRPAQVQSKDRATSSVAARRAVLKRIKDEGVEHVLFWFTDLEGHLKSFAITPNEMEGALDDGMGFDGSSITGFNRIEESDMVAIPDPTTFQILPRPVDDHGHELGAKVGRMICDVVKPDGTPYEGDPRYLLRLALERMRKAGFDTFNVGPELEYFLFEDDKGTETLDEGGYFAMTTQDAATEVRNDTIHALESVGIQIEYHHHEVAPSQHEIDMRYDDALVMADKTMTYRIVVKEVAAWHGYYATFMPKPLFGENGSGMHTHMSLFKGGRNMFFDPKDPHHLSKTAKSFIAGLLVHAREMSAVLAQWVNSYKRLVPGYEAPVYVAWSQRNRSALIRIPLYKPGSEQATRAEIRCPDPACNPYLAFAALLHAGLEGIEKGYELPDEMTTNLYRLSAEERKQRGIVALPGSLGEAVEELAGSELMRKALGEHIFPRYVELKRKEWDEYRTQVTQWEKDRYLAAL from the coding sequence ATGGCGAGACCACGGAGCAGCCAAGCCGCGACGCCGCGGCGCCCGGCCCAGGTGCAGAGCAAGGATCGGGCGACGTCGAGCGTCGCGGCTCGCCGGGCGGTGCTGAAGCGGATCAAGGACGAGGGCGTCGAGCACGTCCTCTTCTGGTTCACCGACCTCGAGGGCCACCTCAAGTCGTTCGCGATCACGCCGAACGAGATGGAGGGCGCGCTCGACGACGGCATGGGCTTCGACGGCTCGTCGATCACCGGCTTCAACCGGATCGAGGAGTCGGACATGGTCGCCATCCCCGACCCGACCACGTTCCAGATCCTGCCCCGGCCCGTCGACGACCACGGCCACGAGCTGGGCGCCAAGGTGGGCCGCATGATCTGCGACGTCGTCAAGCCCGACGGGACCCCGTACGAGGGCGACCCGCGCTACCTGCTCAGGCTCGCCCTCGAGCGCATGAGGAAGGCGGGCTTCGACACGTTCAACGTCGGCCCCGAGCTCGAGTACTTCCTGTTCGAGGACGACAAGGGCACCGAGACGCTCGACGAGGGCGGCTACTTCGCGATGACGACGCAGGACGCCGCCACCGAGGTGCGCAACGACACGATCCACGCGCTCGAGTCGGTCGGCATCCAGATCGAGTACCACCATCACGAGGTCGCGCCGTCGCAGCACGAGATCGACATGCGCTACGACGACGCGCTCGTGATGGCCGACAAGACGATGACGTACCGCATCGTCGTCAAGGAGGTCGCGGCGTGGCACGGCTACTACGCGACCTTCATGCCGAAGCCGCTCTTCGGCGAGAACGGCTCCGGCATGCACACGCACATGTCGCTGTTCAAGGGTGGGCGCAACATGTTCTTCGACCCGAAGGACCCGCATCACCTGTCGAAGACGGCGAAGTCGTTCATCGCGGGCCTGCTCGTGCACGCGCGCGAGATGTCGGCCGTGCTGGCGCAGTGGGTCAACTCGTACAAGCGGCTCGTGCCCGGCTACGAGGCCCCCGTCTACGTCGCCTGGTCGCAGCGCAACCGCTCCGCGCTCATCCGCATCCCGCTCTACAAGCCGGGCTCGGAACAGGCGACCCGTGCCGAGATCCGCTGCCCGGACCCCGCCTGCAACCCGTACCTCGCCTTCGCGGCGCTGCTCCACGCCGGCCTCGAGGGGATCGAGAAGGGCTACGAACTGCCCGACGAGATGACGACGAACCTCTACCGGCTGTCGGCGGAGGAGCGCAAGCAGCGCGGCATCGTCGCGCTGCCCGGCTCGCTCGGAGAGGCGGTCGAGGAGCTCGCGGGCTCCGAGTTGATGAGGAAGGCGCTCGGCGAGCACATCTTCCCGCGCTACGTCGAGCTCAAGCGCAAGGAGTGGGACGAGTACCGGACGCAGGTGACGCAGTGGGAGAAGGACCGCTATCTCGCGGCGCTGTAG
- a CDS encoding CopD family protein produces the protein MLTVLRIVHLLSATVWVGGTIALVFVGVPAIRDLEGEARAAAMRALGRRWRPLGWSAMGVAIVSGLWLTDIHGGFNRAALATDFDRTLILKSALVALLCAGAAVHDYVLGPRLQRELREGAPQAPSTRRRLVAVGWVNLSLTLAVPVLGAIVLTYLD, from the coding sequence GTGCTGACCGTGCTGCGCATCGTGCACCTGCTCTCCGCCACCGTGTGGGTCGGTGGCACGATCGCGCTCGTCTTCGTCGGCGTGCCTGCGATCCGCGACCTCGAGGGCGAGGCGCGTGCCGCCGCGATGCGGGCGCTCGGTCGGCGCTGGCGTCCGCTCGGGTGGAGCGCGATGGGCGTCGCGATCGTCTCCGGTCTCTGGCTGACGGACATCCACGGCGGCTTCAACCGCGCCGCGCTCGCGACCGACTTCGACCGCACGCTGATTCTCAAGTCGGCGCTCGTCGCCCTGCTCTGCGCGGGCGCCGCCGTCCACGACTACGTGCTCGGCCCGCGGCTGCAGCGGGAGCTGCGCGAGGGCGCGCCGCAGGCGCCGTCGACGCGCCGGCGGCTCGTCGCCGTCGGCTGGGTGAACCTCTCGCTCACGCTCGCCGTGCCCGTGCTCGGCGCGATCGTGCTCACGTACCTCGATTGA
- a CDS encoding arginine repressor produces the protein MNRRERQAAILRLVREQALSTQAELAHALREEGHDVVQTTVSRDIAELGLVKVRAPSGRLIYAAPGAGDADRLRAIGAAMRRYAIGVEAAAGGVVVVTTPSGYASALAQAIDEGGHPSIAGTLAGDNTIFIAARDGVTAAALRDELAAHLADGAA, from the coding sequence ATGAACCGCCGGGAGCGACAGGCGGCGATCCTCCGCCTCGTGCGTGAGCAGGCGCTCTCGACGCAGGCGGAGCTCGCGCACGCCCTGCGCGAGGAGGGCCACGACGTGGTGCAGACGACGGTTTCACGGGATATCGCGGAGCTCGGCCTCGTCAAGGTGCGCGCACCGAGCGGGCGCCTCATCTACGCCGCGCCCGGCGCGGGCGACGCCGACCGGCTGCGGGCGATCGGCGCCGCCATGCGGCGGTACGCGATCGGCGTCGAGGCGGCCGCCGGCGGGGTCGTCGTCGTGACGACGCCGTCCGGCTACGCGAGCGCCCTTGCGCAGGCGATCGACGAGGGCGGCCATCCGTCGATCGCCGGCACGCTCGCGGGCGACAACACGATCTTCATCGCGGCCCGGGACGGGGTCACGGCGGCGGCCTTGCGCGACGAGCTGGCAGCGCATCTCGCCGACGGCGCCGCGTGA